One window of Candidatus Tokpelaia hoelldoblerii genomic DNA carries:
- a CDS encoding Cytosol aminopeptidase (bhsal12000) encodes MTVHIVKIQEKHSRPVWLVREDPQNIEALPPAAQAWLQAQNFEGREGEFTLLPAGNSEIGGAALGVGKGDNPFAAGALAKMLPEGAWHFENAADVDHLALLGAMLGGYQFNRYRAENTEKNVTLTVPAHLDDQELSRQWQAVVLARDLINTPANDMLPDALEWAVGSVARRYKADFAVTAGDDLLRDNLPLVHAVGRAGAVAPRLLDMRWGREDAPKVTLVGKGVCFDTGGLDIKSASGMLLMKKDMGGAANVLALAQMIMDAKLPVRLRLLVPAVENAIAGNAFRPGDILPGRKGLHIEIGNTDAEGRLVLADALALGDEEAPELMLDMATLTGAARIALGPDLPPFFTADEALAARVIHHAAAQCDPLWRLPLWQPYMKRLASRVADINKTTNDGQAGSVTAALFLSRFVEKAGAWAHFDIYGWTPVERPGFPVGGEAQGIRALYALVQEKYGK; translated from the coding sequence ATGACCGTTCATATAGTGAAAATACAGGAAAAACATTCCCGTCCGGTTTGGCTGGTGCGTGAAGACCCGCAAAATATCGAAGCTTTGCCACCGGCGGCGCAGGCATGGCTGCAGGCGCAAAATTTCGAAGGCCGCGAGGGGGAGTTTACCCTGTTGCCGGCAGGGAACAGTGAAATTGGCGGTGCGGCATTGGGGGTTGGCAAAGGGGATAACCCATTCGCGGCCGGCGCCCTGGCAAAAATGCTGCCGGAAGGGGCATGGCATTTTGAAAATGCCGCGGATGTTGACCATCTGGCCCTGCTTGGCGCAATGCTGGGTGGTTACCAGTTTAATCGTTACCGGGCTGAAAACACGGAAAAGAATGTCACTTTAACTGTGCCTGCACATCTTGATGATCAGGAACTGTCCCGCCAGTGGCAGGCGGTTGTTTTGGCCCGTGACCTTATCAACACACCGGCCAATGATATGCTGCCGGATGCGCTGGAGTGGGCTGTTGGCTCTGTTGCCCGTCGTTACAAGGCAGACTTTGCTGTGACTGCCGGTGATGACTTGCTGCGTGACAACCTGCCGCTTGTGCATGCTGTCGGGCGGGCGGGGGCGGTTGCGCCGCGTTTGCTTGATATGCGCTGGGGGCGGGAAGATGCACCAAAGGTGACGCTTGTCGGCAAGGGTGTCTGTTTTGATACCGGTGGTCTCGACATCAAATCAGCAAGCGGTATGCTGCTGATGAAAAAGGATATGGGCGGGGCGGCCAATGTGCTGGCACTGGCGCAGATGATTATGGATGCAAAGCTGCCGGTGCGGCTGCGCCTTCTTGTTCCGGCGGTGGAAAACGCCATTGCCGGCAACGCTTTCCGCCCGGGTGATATTTTGCCGGGCCGCAAGGGGCTGCATATAGAAATCGGCAATACTGATGCTGAAGGGCGGCTGGTGCTGGCGGATGCGCTGGCGCTGGGTGATGAGGAAGCGCCAGAACTGATGCTGGATATGGCGACGCTGACCGGCGCGGCGCGCATTGCGCTGGGGCCGGATCTGCCGCCGTTTTTCACGGCGGATGAGGCGCTGGCGGCGCGTGTCATTCACCATGCAGCGGCGCAGTGTGACCCGCTGTGGCGGCTGCCATTGTGGCAGCCTTATATGAAACGGCTTGCCTCACGTGTGGCTGATATAAATAAAACCACCAATGACGGACAGGCCGGTTCTGTCACGGCGGCACTGTTTTTAAGCCGTTTTGTTGAAAAAGCCGGCGCCTGGGCCCATTTTGATATTTATGGCTGGACACCGGTTGAACGCCCCGGTTTTCCGGTTGGCGGTGAGGCGCAGGGGATTCGTGCGCTTTATGCGCTTGTGCAGGAGAAATATGGCAAATGA